The Primulina eburnea isolate SZY01 chromosome 13, ASM2296580v1, whole genome shotgun sequence genome includes a region encoding these proteins:
- the LOC140809137 gene encoding pheophorbide a oxygenase, chloroplastic-like codes for MAVSFASVTPIFSASSNAGTSSLHLQPVPLPFISKITTSPKRSKLLKTPVHVASPAIAPATIPEDGAEDAEPFIETADSEEISSSKFSWRDHWYPVSLVEDLDPRYPTPFQLLNRDLVIWFDKSAAQWVALDDKCPHRLAPLSEGRIDENGHLQCSYHGWSFDGCGSCTRIPQAAPEGPESRAFKSPRACATRFPTMVSQGLLFVWPSENDWERAQATKPPMLPDDFEKPEFSSVTIQRDLYYGYDTLMENVSDPSHIDFAHHKVTGRRDRAKPLPFKMQSTGPWGFSGANEGNPRISTKFVAPCYYINKVEIDTKLPVVGDQKWVIWICSFNVPMAPGKTRSIVCSARNFFQLTMPGPKWWQVVPRWHEHWTSNKVYDGDMIVLQGQEKIFLSKSKDGVGDVNKEYTKITFTPTQADRFVLAFRNWLRRHGNSQPEWFGVANDQQTLPSITYSKRQMLDRFEQHTRKCSSCRSAHSSFQTLQKFLIGTAVVCAATAGIPPDMQFRIVLGAVSILSAGLAYAVNELQKNFVFVDYVHADID; via the exons ATGGCGGTTTCATTTGCTTCAGTTACGCCCATATTCAGTGCCTCTTCGAATGCCGGTACCAGTAGTCTACACCTCCAGCCCGTTCCATTGCCATTCATTTCTAAGATAACCACTTCACCAAAAAGAAGCAAACTTTTGAAAACTCCGGTTCATGTAGCTTCTCCGGCAATCGCTCCCGCTACAATACCGGAAGATGGCGCTGAAGATGCAGAACCTTTTATTGAGACAGCTGATTCTGAAGAGATCTCTTCGTCGAAGTTTTCTTGGAGAGATCATTGGTATCCAGTTTCACTTGTTGAAGATCTTGACCCTCGTTATCCCACTCCTTTTCAGCTCCTGAATCGAGATCTTGTTATCTGGTTTGATAAATCGGCTGCTCAATGGGTTGCATTGGATGATAAATGCCCCCACAGGCTTGCACCCTTATCG GAGGGGAGGATCGATGAGAATGGGCACTTGCAGTGTTCATACCACGGATGGTCATTTGACGGGTGCGGCTCATGTACTCGGATACCACAGGCAGCACCTGAAGGACCCGAGTCTCGTGCCTTTAAGTCTCCGAGGGCATGTGCTACCAGGTTTCCCACCATGGTTTCTCAAGGCCTTCTCTTTGTTTGGCCTAGTGAGAATGACTGGGAAAGAGCTCAAGCCACGAAGCCTCCAAT GTTGCCTGATGATTTTGAGAAGCCCGAGTTTTCGTCGGTGACAATTCAACGTGATCTGTATTATGGCTATGATACTCTGATGGAAAATGTGTCTGATCCTTCACACATCGATTTTGCGCATCATAAG GTTACAGGAAGAAGAGATAGAGCAAAGCCGTTACCATTCAAAATGCAATCAACTGGACCGTGGGGTTTTTCTGGCGCAAATGAGGGTAATCCAAGAATTAGCACCAAGTTTGTTGCGCCCTGCTACTATATAAACAA AGTCGAGATAGACACCAAACTTCCGGTAGTAGGGGACCAAAAATGGGTCATATGGATTTGCTCCTTCAACGTTCCAATGGCGCCCGGAAAGACTCGCTCAATTGTTTGCAGTGCCCGTAACTTTTTCCAACTCACTATGCCAGGTCCCAAATGGTGGCAG GTGGTTCCTCGATGGCACGAGCATTGGACATCGAACAAAGTATACGATGGAGATATGATAGTACTGCAAGGTCAAGAGAAGATCTTTCTTTCAAAATCGAAGGATGGCGTGGGAGATGTCAACAAAGAGTACACAAAGATAACCTTTACCCCTACACAAGCGGATCGTTTTGTTTTGGCATTCAGGAATTGGCTTCGGCGACATGGCAACAGCCAGCCGGAGTGGTTTGGTGTCGCCAATGATCAACAGACATTACCTTCTATTACATATTCCAAACGCCAG ATGTTGGATAGATTTGAGCAGCACACTCGGAAGTGTTCTTCGTGTAGAAGTGCTCATTCTAGTTTCCAGACATTGCAGAAATTCTTGATCGGTACTGCTGTTGTTTGCGCTGCAACAGCAGGGATTCCTCCAGACATGCAGTTTAGAATTGTTTTGGGGGCTGTTTCGATTTTGAGTGCTGGTTTGGCCTATGCTGTAAATGAACTGCAAAAGAACTTTGTGTTTGTTGATTATGTACATGCTGACATtgattga